The Lynx canadensis isolate LIC74 chromosome D1, mLynCan4.pri.v2, whole genome shotgun sequence genome has a segment encoding these proteins:
- the CAVIN3 gene encoding caveolae-associated protein 3: MGESALEPGPVPAAPARGPVHAVTVVTLLEKLATMLEALRERQGGLARRQGGLAGSVRRIQSGLGALSRSHDTTSNTLAQLLAKAERVGSHADAAQERAVRRAAQVQRLEANHGLLVARGKLHVLLFKEEAEIPASAFQKAPEPLGPADQPQPGPEQPEAEVEESSDEEPVESRARRLRRSGLQKVQSLRRALSGRKGPAAPTPTPVKPPRLGPGRRADGQLEARPALEPKLEPEPPQDTEEDPGKSGAAEAAVLQVESAA; this comes from the exons ATGGGGGAGAGCGCGCTGGAGCCGGGGCCTGTGCCCGCAGCGCCGGCGAGGGGCCCGGTGCACGCCGTGACGGTGGTGACGCTGCTGGAGAAGCTGGCCACCATGCTGGAGGCGCTGCGGGAGCGGCAGGGGGGCCTGGCTcggaggcagggaggcctggcGGGCTCTGTGCGCCGCATCCAGAGCGGGCTGGGGGCGCTGAGCCGCAGCCACGACACCACGAGCAACACGCTGGCACAGCTGCTGGCCAAGGCGGAGCGCGTGGGCTCGCACGCGGACGCCGCCCAGGAGCGCGCCGTGCGCCGCGCCGCCCAGGTGCAGCGGCTGGAGGCCAACCACGGGCTGCTGGTGGCGCGCGGGAAGCTCCACGTCTTGCTCTTCAAG GAGGAGGCTGAAATCCCAGCCAGCGCCTTCCAGAAGGCGCCAGAGCCCTTAGGCCCGGCAGAccagccccagcctggcccagagCAGCCGGAGGCCGAAGTTGAGGAGAGCTCAGACGAGGAGCCTGTGGAGTCCAGGGCCCGGCGGCTTCGGCGCAGCGGGTTGCAGAAGGTACAGAGCCTGCGAAGGGCCCTCTCTGGTCGGAAAGGCCCCGCAGCACCAACGCCCACGCCAGTCAAGCCACCTCGCCTAGGCCCTGGCCGGAGGGCTGATGGCCAGCTAGAAGCCCGGCCTGCCCTGGAGCCCAAGTTGGAGCCAGAACCTCCACAGGACACCGAGGAAGATCCCGGGAAATCTGGGGCTGCTGAAGCCGCGGTGCTCCAAGTAGAGAGTGCGGCCTGA